The following are from one region of the Methanoculleus caldifontis genome:
- a CDS encoding DNA polymerase subunit beta, translating into MTPIRLRDFVEDREGCLYAVSNYDNTDRIGCILRYVPETDGERTSLSGRRYHKYDFAESFAWVRDHKPEYLDSVHRVPCCDVVRVYKPEEEVGRVAARNARVRRLLAHFNLPKGSFGCTGSLLCGLENASSDIDLVVYGDAWFAAQRQLRQLVGAGVIPGMSTAMWRKVYDKRVPEISFDAFVLHEQRKWNRGEFEGTYFDLLYTRSYANLDAVPAGKGTVLGRATIEATVTDASLSFDSPAVYGVDHDEISRVLSFTHTYSGQALAGEVIEAKGVVEEHGDERWLIVGTTREAKGEYIVSKTLLENFN; encoded by the coding sequence ATGACGCCGATACGACTGCGCGACTTCGTCGAGGACCGGGAGGGCTGCCTCTACGCGGTCTCGAACTACGACAACACCGACCGGATAGGCTGCATCCTCCGTTACGTCCCCGAGACGGACGGTGAGCGGACGAGCCTCTCCGGGCGGCGGTACCACAAATACGACTTTGCCGAGTCTTTCGCGTGGGTCCGGGACCATAAACCGGAGTACCTGGACTCGGTCCACCGGGTGCCCTGCTGCGACGTTGTCCGGGTCTACAAGCCCGAAGAGGAGGTCGGGCGGGTGGCGGCCCGGAACGCACGGGTCCGGAGGCTTCTTGCCCACTTCAACCTCCCGAAAGGCTCGTTCGGGTGCACGGGCTCGCTCCTCTGCGGTCTTGAGAACGCCTCGTCCGATATCGATCTGGTGGTCTACGGCGACGCCTGGTTTGCCGCTCAGCGCCAGCTCCGGCAGCTGGTAGGCGCGGGAGTGATCCCGGGGATGAGCACCGCGATGTGGCGGAAGGTCTACGATAAGAGAGTGCCGGAGATCTCGTTCGACGCCTTTGTCCTGCACGAGCAGCGGAAGTGGAACCGGGGCGAGTTCGAGGGGACCTACTTCGACCTCCTCTACACCCGGTCCTACGCGAACCTGGACGCGGTCCCGGCCGGGAAGGGTACGGTGCTCGGCCGGGCGACGATCGAGGCGACGGTCACGGACGCCTCCCTCTCCTTCGACAGCCCGGCGGTATACGGCGTGGATCACGACGAGATCAGCCGGGTCCTCTCCTTCACCCACACCTACTCGGGCCAGGCGCTCGCGGGCGAGGTGATCGAGGCGAAGGGTGTCGTGGAGGAGCACGGCGACGAGCGGTGGCTGATCGTGGGGACGACCCGCGAGGCGAAGGGCGAGTATATCGTCTCAAAGACGCTGCTTGAGAACTTCAACTGA
- a CDS encoding KEOPS complex subunit Pcc1, translating to MIRIEGTIETPHAHPECVAAALEPDNLTLIRTSPVGGGVRAEIDGARLRSIIASVDDYLMNLAIAEDVCTCAARKRKGPE from the coding sequence ATGATCCGGATCGAGGGCACCATCGAGACCCCCCACGCTCATCCCGAATGCGTGGCGGCGGCGCTCGAACCCGACAACCTCACCCTGATCAGGACTTCCCCGGTCGGGGGAGGGGTGCGGGCAGAGATCGACGGGGCCAGACTCCGGTCGATCATCGCCTCGGTGGACGACTACCTCATGAACCTCGCGATCGCAGAAGACGTCTGCACCTGCGCGGCGCGGAAACGGAAAGGCCCGGAGTGA
- a CDS encoding DUF5612 domain-containing protein: MITDTDMYALSIITENRAGVLRDVATVMADYQANIQMIQQSIITTGPNTGKAYLYFEFEECGNHGEIIADLARVPSVVEVTTYPPFSRIFGSRVIIIGGGAQVAQVAMGAVNEADRHNIRGERISVDTIPLVGEQTLALAVDAVARLPRACILVLAGSLMGGEVSRAVDRVRQAGIPVIALKMAGSVPDHADLVVTDPIQAGVFAVMHVSGKGVFDINRVRGREF, encoded by the coding sequence ATGATCACCGATACCGATATGTATGCCCTGAGCATCATCACCGAGAACCGGGCCGGCGTGCTGCGCGATGTGGCCACGGTGATGGCGGATTATCAGGCCAACATCCAGATGATCCAGCAGTCGATCATCACCACCGGCCCGAACACCGGGAAGGCCTACCTCTACTTCGAGTTCGAGGAGTGCGGAAACCATGGGGAGATCATCGCCGATCTTGCGCGGGTGCCGTCGGTCGTCGAAGTCACCACCTACCCGCCGTTCTCGCGGATCTTCGGCTCACGGGTGATCATCATCGGCGGCGGGGCGCAGGTGGCGCAGGTGGCGATGGGCGCCGTGAACGAGGCGGACCGGCACAACATCCGCGGGGAGCGGATCTCGGTGGACACGATTCCGCTGGTCGGGGAGCAGACGCTCGCGCTCGCGGTGGACGCGGTGGCCCGGCTCCCCCGGGCCTGCATCCTGGTGCTCGCGGGGTCGCTGATGGGCGGGGAGGTCTCGCGGGCCGTCGACCGGGTCCGGCAGGCGGGCATCCCGGTGATCGCCCTCAAGATGGCCGGGAGCGTTCCCGATCACGCCGATCTGGTCGTGACCGACCCTATCCAGGCCGGGGTCTTTGCCGTGATGCACGTCAGCGGCAAGGGAGTCTTCGATATCAACCGCGTGCGGGGACGTGAGTTCTGA
- a CDS encoding 30S ribosomal protein S3ae, which yields MARKKQVGRRVEGWKAKKWYRVYVPDAFGKVEIGDTISADPANMVGRVMTATLGEVVQDYSKSHIKMKFKINNVAGDAAYTEFVGHEVTRDYLRSMVKRRASRIDTIHPIISKDKKLLRVTVVCLTLSRAEQSQVHAVRQAISQALAAKAAESDFETLVKDIVSGEMAREVFKVSKEIYPIRRVEITKSKLEQIAAV from the coding sequence ATGGCAAGGAAGAAACAGGTTGGAAGAAGGGTGGAAGGCTGGAAGGCCAAGAAGTGGTACCGTGTCTACGTACCCGACGCCTTCGGCAAAGTTGAGATCGGCGACACCATCTCGGCCGACCCCGCGAACATGGTCGGCCGGGTCATGACCGCGACGCTCGGCGAAGTTGTGCAGGACTACTCCAAGTCCCACATCAAGATGAAGTTCAAGATCAACAACGTGGCCGGCGACGCCGCGTACACCGAGTTCGTCGGGCACGAAGTGACTCGCGACTACCTCCGGTCGATGGTCAAGCGGCGGGCATCCCGCATCGACACCATCCACCCGATCATCAGCAAGGACAAGAAGCTCCTGCGGGTGACGGTTGTCTGTCTCACCCTCTCGAGGGCCGAGCAGAGCCAGGTCCACGCCGTACGGCAGGCGATCTCGCAGGCCCTCGCCGCAAAGGCGGCAGAGAGCGACTTCGAGACCCTGGTCAAGGACATCGTCTCCGGCGAGATGGCCCGGGAAGTCTTCAAGGTCTCAAAGGAGATCTACCCGATCCGCCGGGTCGAGATCACCAAGTCCAAACTGGAGCAGATCGCGGCCGTATAA
- a CDS encoding 30S ribosomal protein S15, which produces MARMYARRRGTSGSVRPYRKEAPEWSNTDTAEIEKIIVDLRKDGMSSSQIGLALRDRYGVPDVKLATGKRINEILREKGLESEIPEDLRNLMQKALGMRKHLAENKKDVHNTRQLQIAESKVRRLVKYYVGSGRLPEGWTYKPETAEILLSR; this is translated from the coding sequence ATGGCAAGAATGTATGCTCGGCGCCGCGGAACCAGCGGTTCAGTCCGGCCCTACCGGAAGGAAGCACCCGAGTGGTCCAACACGGACACGGCAGAGATCGAGAAGATCATCGTCGATCTCCGCAAAGACGGCATGTCGAGCAGTCAGATCGGTCTTGCGCTGCGGGACCGGTACGGCGTCCCCGACGTCAAGCTCGCCACAGGCAAGCGTATCAACGAGATCCTCCGCGAGAAGGGCCTTGAATCCGAGATCCCCGAAGATCTCCGGAACCTGATGCAGAAAGCGCTCGGGATGAGGAAGCACCTTGCGGAGAACAAGAAGGACGTCCACAACACCCGGCAGCTCCAGATCGCCGAGTCCAAGGTGCGCAGGCTGGTCAAGTACTACGTCGGGTCCGGACGGCTGCCGGAAGGCTGGACCTACAAGCCGGAGACCGCGGAGATCCTGCTGTCCCGCTGA
- a CDS encoding L-threonylcarbamoyladenylate synthase, whose product MDPIDMAVKVLSRDGLVVYPTETVYGLGADALSEDAVMKVYEAKNRPVGKPISVAVSDMDMLRAVAVVDEAAEAFIERFLPGPVTVVLPAKSCLPDILTGGTGLIGIRWPDHEIALAIISRLDAPITATSANISDDVAPTRPEEISVPHDYLVEGGDLPGTPSTVVDLTARRILRKGAEWEAVEAFLESLRA is encoded by the coding sequence ATGGATCCAATCGATATGGCTGTAAAGGTGCTCTCGCGGGACGGGCTCGTCGTCTATCCAACCGAGACGGTCTATGGTCTCGGGGCGGACGCCCTCTCTGAGGATGCGGTGATGAAGGTCTACGAGGCGAAGAACCGGCCGGTGGGCAAGCCGATCTCGGTCGCGGTCTCGGATATGGATATGCTCCGTGCCGTTGCGGTGGTGGACGAGGCCGCGGAGGCCTTCATCGAGCGGTTCCTGCCCGGCCCGGTGACGGTGGTCCTCCCGGCGAAGTCCTGCCTGCCGGATATCCTGACGGGCGGCACGGGCCTCATCGGGATCCGGTGGCCCGATCACGAGATCGCCCTCGCCATCATCTCCCGGCTGGACGCACCGATCACGGCCACGAGCGCGAACATCTCCGACGACGTCGCGCCGACCCGGCCCGAAGAGATCTCTGTCCCCCACGACTACCTGGTCGAAGGCGGGGATCTTCCCGGGACGCCGAGCACGGTGGTGGACCTGACCGCCCGGCGTATCCTGCGGAAGGGCGCGGAATGGGAAGCGGTGGAAGCGTTCCTGGAGAGCCTTCGAGCATGA
- a CDS encoding lysylphosphatidylglycerol synthase transmembrane domain-containing protein, giving the protein MKNRRWIALSLLVSGAVLAALLAATFTSETRAYLGEVSIAALLLAVGLRVGDILCRVARVGVLSRGLGYTVSFRNLAAAQFLSLFAGSITPGQVGGEPVRIHRLSRAGLAVGDAVTVAITERVLDLVVFVALSLAAVLAVRHLWSYLAATVLYPVAAFFVLVLVLLLALVVMVRRPSLTKRVVGGVAARVSDRCGRSRRLLRLCPKAGGGEGLGERVDREIDIFAAGSSRLARTGRRYFGGALVLTVFGWVFHFGVASALLVALGLPPFFAESFLFQGILQMIATIPLIPGSAGIAEIGAATLYSRIVPTYLLGLYVVLWRLFLHYLNIPLGPLAGLLVTGEGARAEDADPRRTENL; this is encoded by the coding sequence ATGAAGAACCGGCGCTGGATCGCGCTCTCGCTCCTGGTCAGCGGCGCGGTCCTCGCGGCCCTCCTCGCGGCGACCTTCACCTCCGAGACACGGGCCTACCTCGGAGAGGTCAGCATCGCCGCCCTCCTCCTCGCCGTCGGGCTCAGGGTCGGGGATATCCTCTGCCGGGTAGCACGGGTCGGGGTCCTCTCTCGCGGCCTCGGTTACACCGTATCCTTCCGGAACCTCGCGGCCGCCCAGTTCCTCTCCCTCTTCGCCGGCTCGATCACCCCCGGCCAGGTGGGGGGCGAGCCCGTCCGGATCCACCGCCTCTCCCGAGCCGGGCTTGCCGTCGGGGACGCCGTCACCGTCGCCATCACGGAGCGGGTGCTGGACCTCGTCGTCTTCGTCGCCCTCTCTCTCGCAGCCGTTCTCGCCGTCCGGCACCTCTGGAGTTACCTTGCCGCCACGGTCCTCTATCCGGTGGCGGCCTTCTTCGTCCTCGTCCTCGTTCTCCTGCTTGCGCTCGTCGTCATGGTCCGCCGCCCGTCCCTCACGAAGCGGGTGGTCGGGGGCGTCGCCGCCCGGGTCTCCGACCGGTGCGGCCGGAGCCGGCGCCTCCTCCGGCTCTGTCCGAAGGCCGGGGGCGGCGAGGGTCTCGGGGAGCGGGTCGATCGGGAGATCGATATCTTTGCCGCAGGCTCCTCCCGGCTTGCGCGGACCGGCAGGCGTTACTTCGGCGGCGCGCTCGTCCTCACCGTCTTCGGGTGGGTCTTTCACTTCGGCGTGGCGTCGGCCCTGCTCGTCGCTCTCGGCCTTCCCCCGTTCTTCGCGGAGTCGTTCCTCTTTCAGGGGATCCTCCAGATGATCGCGACCATCCCGCTCATCCCCGGTTCGGCCGGGATCGCCGAGATCGGCGCCGCCACGCTTTATAGCCGGATCGTGCCCACCTATCTCCTCGGCCTCTACGTCGTCCTCTGGCGCCTCTTCCTCCACTACCTTAACATCCCCCTCGGCCCTCTTGCCGGCCTCCTGGTCACGGGGGAGGGGGCCCGCGCGGAGGATGCCGATCCCCGCCGCACCGAAAACCTATAA
- a CDS encoding PAS domain S-box protein, translating to MKVSRPDQRSGNTFTWEHLVPFCIIASALLALATVGYCLSAGVSVVTSHLFYIPIVLAAYYYPDRGVAFAGAIAAGYLTVVLLFAAESEFEVVNALLRVGILLAVAAVVSYLAARLRARESRYRGVFENSGAGIFLFSPETGKVLEMNRGCSAMLGYSEDEVRSLEVPAFWPGYPGIAGALKVRGVEGLDCDFIRRDGTSCPVLLSANLLPDGRAGCAVVTGTAEWKWMANRLRRSEETFRVILNAADVGILLTDPGKRVVEVNTAAIRLFGGAGPEDLVGRNPEDLIAERDREAVRAYRERVLSGKSFAPGECTFRRLDGTEWTAEVSVTCLPRDGDAPERLVVSLRDITEQRRVEEAMREEYRYLMVVNEVVAAATASRKLDDLLKVSLEKTVALLGFELGAVYLMRPENDTAVLRARVGMACALPATMHRDDPLCRDYVAAGEVRCIEDVPARYPGAVIRFIAVAPIPGDDGPVGWIAVGSSTRDAVSRSERGILLGICDELGNAVVKGLLQEDLEKALAAANRYLEEASAAAAEINLYVDVLTHDINNANTAAMGYLQMYLESGAAASDGVLVEKSLAAVHQSNEIIRNVSTIRRLRSGSVELGPVDLEPVIRGLCEYHMDNRITFDGTGATVLADDLIGEVFVNLIGNSMKFGGPEVRVAISVREEGDEVSVTVADTGPGIPDHLKPRVFERYQRGDLRKSGKGLGLYIVRMLAERYGGSVRAGDRVVGHPEEGAAVTFTLRRYIAAAGER from the coding sequence ATGAAGGTAAGCCGGCCGGATCAACGGTCCGGTAATACGTTCACCTGGGAGCATCTCGTCCCCTTCTGCATCATCGCCTCAGCTCTCCTCGCGCTCGCTACCGTAGGTTACTGCCTCTCCGCCGGGGTATCCGTCGTCACCTCCCACCTCTTCTACATCCCGATCGTCCTTGCGGCTTACTACTACCCCGACCGGGGGGTTGCGTTTGCCGGCGCGATCGCCGCCGGCTATCTCACGGTGGTCCTCCTTTTCGCAGCAGAAAGCGAGTTTGAGGTTGTAAACGCCCTTCTCCGTGTTGGAATACTCCTCGCCGTCGCCGCTGTCGTGTCGTATCTCGCCGCTCGCCTGCGTGCGCGGGAGAGCCGGTACCGGGGAGTCTTTGAGAACTCCGGCGCGGGGATCTTCCTCTTCTCGCCCGAGACCGGGAAGGTCCTGGAGATGAACCGGGGATGCTCCGCGATGCTCGGGTATTCCGAAGACGAGGTCCGGTCCCTTGAGGTGCCCGCGTTCTGGCCCGGATACCCCGGGATTGCCGGAGCCCTGAAAGTGCGGGGGGTCGAGGGTCTGGATTGCGATTTCATCCGTCGGGACGGGACATCCTGCCCGGTCCTTCTCTCGGCAAACCTCCTGCCGGACGGCCGGGCGGGCTGCGCGGTGGTCACCGGGACGGCCGAATGGAAGTGGATGGCGAATCGGCTCCGCCGGTCGGAGGAGACCTTCCGCGTCATCCTGAACGCCGCCGATGTCGGGATCCTCCTCACCGATCCGGGAAAGAGGGTTGTGGAGGTGAATACGGCCGCGATCCGGCTCTTCGGGGGCGCCGGGCCGGAGGATCTGGTCGGGCGGAACCCGGAGGACCTGATCGCCGAACGGGACCGGGAGGCTGTCCGCGCCTACCGGGAACGGGTCCTCTCCGGGAAGTCCTTCGCGCCGGGGGAGTGCACCTTCCGCAGACTCGACGGTACCGAGTGGACCGCGGAGGTCTCGGTCACCTGCCTCCCCAGGGACGGTGATGCCCCGGAACGGCTGGTCGTCTCCCTCCGCGATATCACTGAACAGCGGCGTGTGGAAGAGGCGATGCGGGAAGAGTACCGCTACCTCATGGTCGTCAATGAGGTCGTCGCCGCGGCGACCGCGTCCCGCAAACTCGATGACCTCCTCAAGGTCTCGCTCGAAAAGACCGTCGCCCTGCTCGGGTTCGAGCTCGGAGCCGTCTACCTGATGCGCCCGGAGAACGATACAGCGGTCCTCCGGGCCCGGGTGGGGATGGCCTGCGCCCTGCCGGCGACTATGCACCGGGACGATCCCCTCTGCCGGGACTACGTTGCGGCGGGTGAGGTGCGCTGCATCGAGGATGTCCCGGCGAGGTATCCGGGCGCGGTGATCCGGTTCATCGCCGTGGCGCCGATCCCCGGCGACGACGGACCGGTAGGATGGATCGCGGTCGGGAGCAGCACGCGGGACGCGGTCTCGCGGAGCGAGCGCGGGATCCTGCTCGGGATCTGCGACGAGCTCGGCAACGCGGTCGTGAAGGGGCTGCTCCAGGAGGACCTCGAGAAAGCGCTTGCCGCCGCGAACCGCTACCTGGAGGAGGCAAGCGCGGCTGCTGCGGAGATCAACCTCTACGTGGACGTCCTCACCCACGACATCAACAACGCGAACACCGCGGCGATGGGCTACCTGCAGATGTACCTCGAGTCCGGCGCCGCCGCGTCGGACGGGGTGCTCGTCGAGAAGTCGCTGGCGGCCGTCCACCAGAGCAACGAGATCATCCGGAACGTCTCCACGATCCGCAGGCTCAGGTCCGGGTCCGTCGAGCTCGGTCCGGTCGACCTGGAACCTGTCATCCGGGGGCTCTGCGAGTATCACATGGATAACCGCATCACCTTCGACGGAACGGGCGCAACGGTCCTCGCAGACGACCTCATCGGCGAGGTCTTCGTAAACCTGATCGGCAACTCCATGAAGTTCGGGGGGCCGGAGGTACGGGTCGCCATCAGCGTCCGTGAGGAAGGGGACGAGGTCTCCGTGACGGTTGCCGACACCGGACCCGGGATCCCCGACCACCTCAAACCGCGCGTCTTTGAGCGCTACCAGCGGGGCGATCTGCGCAAGAGCGGGAAAGGGCTCGGCCTCTACATCGTCCGGATGCTCGCGGAACGCTACGGGGGAAGCGTCCGGGCAGGCGATCGGGTCGTTGGCCACCCGGAAGAGGGGGCTGCCGTCACGTTCACCCTGCGGCGCTACATCGCGGCTGCGGGGGAGAGGTGA
- a CDS encoding DHH family phosphoesterase, whose amino-acid sequence MSLEAAAARLADHLLEQEFVEVLAHHDADGIAAASILCHAMFREGGRFRLRICSGIATADVPRDGSVLLCDFGSALTDLSGDVMVVDHHLPHFEGDYHVNPRLAGIDGDRSLSASGAAYLVAQRMGDNRDLASLALLGILGDGQELEGPNREIASEGIANGFITPRRGLRLAGRGLVEQLALAVNPYLDGFSGSPDTARTLVAAVTDEDDVDLESLLSRVVLTAAPKASVSALCGIWGTTYSLGREVIDEALNLAAVVDACGKSGNGDLGASLCLRSTHALKDAWEITCRYRQAVIAGIRGARRLDDRLAIFAVDDGTVASDVADTLANDLVGTGPVFVMGPRGDHCSVSARCPPGVDLDLEALMRRVAEACGGQGGGHHRRAGARIEPGEAGRFRQELLEAVAA is encoded by the coding sequence ATGTCGCTTGAAGCCGCTGCCGCCCGTCTCGCCGACCACCTCCTCGAACAGGAGTTCGTGGAGGTGCTCGCGCACCACGATGCGGACGGTATCGCCGCCGCATCCATCCTCTGCCACGCCATGTTCCGCGAGGGCGGGCGGTTCCGGCTGAGGATCTGCTCAGGCATAGCTACGGCCGACGTGCCGCGCGACGGCAGCGTGCTTCTCTGCGACTTCGGGTCAGCACTCACGGACCTTTCCGGTGACGTGATGGTGGTGGACCACCACCTGCCCCACTTCGAGGGCGACTACCACGTCAACCCGCGTCTTGCGGGAATCGACGGCGACCGGAGCCTCTCGGCGTCCGGCGCGGCCTACCTGGTCGCGCAGCGCATGGGAGACAACCGCGACCTCGCGAGCCTCGCACTCCTCGGGATCCTCGGCGACGGCCAGGAACTCGAAGGACCGAACAGGGAGATCGCAAGCGAGGGGATCGCGAACGGGTTCATCACGCCCCGCCGCGGCCTCCGCCTTGCAGGAAGGGGCCTCGTCGAGCAGCTCGCCCTCGCCGTCAACCCCTATCTCGACGGGTTCTCGGGCTCGCCCGATACAGCGAGGACCCTCGTTGCAGCGGTCACCGACGAGGACGACGTGGACCTCGAGTCCCTCCTCTCCCGGGTCGTTCTTACGGCCGCCCCGAAAGCATCGGTCTCCGCGCTCTGCGGAATCTGGGGGACGACCTACAGCCTCGGCCGGGAGGTGATCGACGAGGCCCTGAATCTCGCCGCCGTCGTCGACGCCTGCGGCAAATCCGGAAACGGAGATCTCGGCGCGTCGCTCTGTCTCCGCTCGACCCACGCCCTCAAGGATGCCTGGGAGATCACCTGCCGCTATCGGCAGGCGGTCATCGCGGGTATCCGGGGGGCGCGCAGGCTCGACGACCGCCTCGCCATCTTTGCGGTGGATGACGGCACGGTGGCAAGCGACGTCGCGGACACGCTCGCAAACGACCTCGTCGGGACCGGCCCGGTCTTCGTCATGGGGCCGAGAGGGGACCACTGCTCCGTCTCGGCACGCTGCCCGCCGGGCGTCGACCTCGACCTTGAGGCGCTCATGCGCAGGGTCGCGGAGGCGTGCGGCGGCCAGGGCGGCGGGCACCACCGGAGAGCCGGCGCCCGGATCGAACCCGGAGAAGCCGGGAGGTTCAGGCAGGAACTCCTGGAGGCGGTCGCGGCATGA
- a CDS encoding FprA family A-type flavoprotein, producing MKATELVPGVHWVGAIDWNLREYHGYTLPGTTYNAYLVRGEKTALIDGAYAGFEEEVLGRIRSVCDPAEIDYIVVNHIEKDHSGSLPAFVRRMPGVPIYCTEKARAGLARHYDTTGWNIQIVKSGDTLDLGGKTLTFLEAPMLHWPDSMFTYLAEDAVLFPNDAFGQHVASAARFDDELGRDAAMVHAQKFFANLIVPLAPKVLKKLDEVGGLGIDIRMIAPSHGVIWRSHPGDILKAYIDWSRGVAKEKVTIVYDTMHGSTTMLAKAIAEGVMAEGADVRVCLLRDGRYEGTHRSDIVTEVLDSKAVLVGSPTLQDEVLPTVAGFLSYLRGLRPGRLGAKKIGCAFGSHGGMGGAVAEIEGALKEAGIEVIDGGFQVNYRPDGDELARAFELGRRVAREIRAR from the coding sequence ATGAAGGCTACAGAACTCGTCCCCGGCGTCCACTGGGTCGGGGCTATCGACTGGAACCTGAGAGAGTATCACGGCTACACCCTCCCGGGAACGACGTACAACGCCTACCTCGTCCGGGGCGAGAAGACGGCGCTGATCGACGGTGCCTACGCCGGGTTCGAGGAGGAGGTCCTCGGCCGCATCCGGTCCGTCTGCGACCCTGCGGAGATCGACTACATCGTCGTGAACCACATCGAGAAGGACCACTCCGGCAGCCTCCCGGCGTTCGTGCGGCGGATGCCCGGCGTCCCGATCTACTGCACGGAGAAGGCGAGAGCCGGCCTTGCCCGCCACTACGACACGACAGGCTGGAATATCCAGATCGTGAAATCCGGCGATACCCTCGACCTCGGCGGGAAGACGCTCACCTTCCTTGAGGCACCGATGCTCCACTGGCCCGACTCGATGTTCACCTACCTCGCCGAGGACGCCGTCCTCTTCCCGAACGACGCCTTCGGACAGCATGTCGCGAGCGCCGCCCGGTTCGACGACGAACTCGGAAGAGACGCGGCGATGGTTCACGCGCAGAAATTCTTCGCGAACCTGATCGTGCCCCTCGCGCCGAAGGTCCTGAAGAAGCTCGATGAGGTCGGAGGTCTAGGGATCGATATCAGGATGATAGCGCCGAGCCACGGCGTCATCTGGCGGTCGCACCCCGGCGATATCCTCAAGGCCTACATCGACTGGAGCCGGGGCGTCGCGAAGGAGAAGGTCACGATCGTCTACGACACCATGCACGGCTCGACCACGATGCTGGCGAAGGCGATCGCCGAGGGCGTCATGGCCGAAGGCGCCGATGTCAGAGTCTGCCTCCTCCGCGACGGCCGCTATGAGGGGACGCACCGGAGCGATATCGTCACGGAGGTCCTCGACTCGAAGGCGGTCCTGGTCGGGTCGCCGACGCTCCAGGACGAGGTCCTCCCCACGGTGGCCGGGTTCCTCAGCTACCTCCGGGGGCTCCGGCCCGGCCGCCTCGGAGCGAAGAAGATCGGGTGCGCCTTCGGGTCTCACGGGGGTATGGGCGGTGCGGTCGCCGAGATCGAAGGGGCCCTGAAGGAGGCCGGGATCGAGGTGATCGACGGCGGGTTCCAGGTGAACTATCGGCCGGACGGCGACGAACTCGCCCGGGCCTTTGAACTCGGCCGGAGGGTGGCACGGGAGATCCGCGCCCGGTAA
- a CDS encoding V4R domain-containing protein yields the protein MEQRMTGRGRAGRPKPGREIDLYSTQEGTRAVGNPVRRAILAALREGDCTFEEIVALAGRAKSTVSVHLQDLAAAGVVGSRPDPADARKKVFFLVGDLIVSVSPEDRVTDDLAVYAGAYRAGSGDSNAFYRLAFRTIRVALMQEGVLLDPLLTHAGERIGEELYPAVADPETATFCANIARFWEEHRLGRIEVAGMEPPVLLVYDCFECADLPVTGKPACAFDSGILRALFSHHYGRPAAVAETQCYSMGFDHCRFEIVVEDKPAGDG from the coding sequence ATGGAGCAGCGAATGACCGGGAGGGGGCGGGCCGGCCGGCCGAAGCCGGGGCGCGAGATCGATCTGTACTCGACGCAGGAGGGGACGCGGGCCGTCGGGAACCCGGTGCGGCGTGCGATCCTCGCGGCGCTCCGGGAGGGCGACTGCACGTTCGAGGAGATCGTCGCCCTCGCGGGCCGGGCCAAGTCGACGGTCTCGGTCCACCTCCAGGACCTCGCGGCGGCGGGTGTCGTCGGGTCACGGCCCGATCCGGCGGACGCACGGAAGAAGGTCTTCTTTCTTGTCGGCGACCTGATCGTGAGCGTCTCGCCGGAGGACCGGGTGACCGACGATCTCGCCGTCTATGCGGGAGCTTACCGGGCAGGGTCGGGGGACTCCAATGCGTTCTACCGGCTCGCCTTCCGGACGATCAGGGTAGCGCTCATGCAGGAGGGAGTCCTCCTCGACCCGCTCCTCACCCATGCCGGGGAGCGGATCGGCGAGGAACTCTACCCGGCGGTGGCCGACCCGGAAACGGCAACTTTCTGCGCGAATATCGCGCGTTTCTGGGAGGAGCACCGCCTCGGCCGGATCGAGGTCGCGGGGATGGAGCCGCCTGTCCTCCTCGTCTACGACTGCTTCGAGTGCGCCGATCTCCCGGTCACCGGGAAGCCCGCGTGCGCGTTTGACTCAGGGATTCTCCGGGCGCTCTTCTCCCACCACTACGGGCGGCCGGCAGCGGTGGCCGAGACTCAATGCTACTCGATGGGGTTCGACCACTGCCGGTTCGAGATCGTCGTCGAGGACAAACCTGCCGGCGACGGATGA